The following proteins are encoded in a genomic region of Magallana gigas chromosome 1, xbMagGiga1.1, whole genome shotgun sequence:
- the LOC105329356 gene encoding uncharacterized protein translates to MTMTDDIVIVQSEEDIASLCKDCNGTHHSQTSVQTQLKDIKSSQKALEKKVDSLLEILTTFVKKQETCVTIDLNTSSFVIEPESTPPSKVTKALNNILTTSVMSTTAHDTSAAKIPFNTSILDNTCETSTTRNNLTTGRTTKTGNILTTLRASTTSKNSIDSTTGNNSTSNTQTTSKTLRGSTLSTGNLTGRTLSTDNSMGSTPSTDNSTGRALSTDNSMGSTPSTDNSTGRTLSTDNSMSSTPSTGNSTGRTLLTDNSMGSTPSTDNLTSRTLSTDNSMSSTPSTGNLTSRTLSTDNSMSSTPSTGNSTGRTLSTDNSMGSIQMSGKTSTTNTLLTGNNSLGNTLIGSTPSMFITSSMVGTSTPVTSFETTSREEPRVLLMDASNDELPPPVCETIAELVLVEENEENVAPSLESRFANQMNKPRLQRMKRFPSPCKANAITTYIRSSEDVEPGNYEILVCPDVLMEIKDRSCSDGNFLLNTARRIFKEEELEGKNYSGRKGRSGISPRRKHALQHAFAEYCSSNIDDFKRAVIALNSGIRGMAFK, encoded by the coding sequence ATGACAATGACTGATGACATCGTTATTGTTCAGAGTGAGGAGGATATAGCATCACTGTGCAAAGACTGCAATGGAACCCACCATTCTCAGACATCCGTTCAGACACAGCTCAAGGACATCAAGTCTTCTCAAAAAGCCCTGGAGAAGAAAGTGGACAGTCTTCTAGAAATATTGACCACATTTGTGAAAAAGCAGGAGACCTGTGTAACCATTGATCTGAATACATCAAGCTTTGTTATTGAACCTGAATCTACACCACCTTCTAAAGTGACCAAGGCCTTGAACAATATTCTTACCACCAGTGTTATGAGCACTACTGCACATGACACTTCTGCTGCTAAAATTCCTTTCAACACTTCGATCCTGGACAACACCTGTGAAACTTCAACCACCCGTAACAACTTGACGACAGGCCGGACTACAAAGACAGGCAACATCCTGACCACTTTGAGGGCATCAACCACTAGCAAGAACTCGATTGACAGCACCACAGGCAACAATTCAACGAGCAACACCCAGACCACAAGCAAGACACTGAGGGGCAGCACTCTATCCACAGGCAACTTGACTGGCCGCACCCTTTCAACAGACAACTCGATGGGCAGCACTCCATCCACAGACAACTCGACAGGCCGCGCCCTTTCAACAGACAACTCGATGGGCAGCACTCCATCCACAGACAACTCGACTGGCCGAACCCTTTCAACAGACAACTCAATGAGCAGCACTCCATCCACAGGCAACTCGACAGGCCGCACCCTTTTAACAGACAACTCGATGGGCAGCACTCCATCCACAGACAACTTGACAAGCCGCACCCTTTCAACAGACAACTCGATGAGCAGCACTCCATCCACAGGCAACTTGACAAGCCGCACCCTTTCAACAGACAACTCGATGAGCAGCACTCCATCCACAGGCAACTCGACAGGCCGCACCCTTTCAACAGATAACTCGATGGGCAGCATCCAAATGTCAGGCAAGACCTCGACTACCAACACCCTTTTGACAGGTAACAACTCATTGGGCAACACCTTGATTGGCAGCACCCCAAGCATGTTCATAACCTCAAGCATGGTTGGCACCTCAACACCAGTGACATCTTTTGAAACAACTTCCAGAGAAGAACCTAGAGTTTTGTTGATGGATGCCTCAAATGATGAGTTGCCACCACCTGTGTGTGAAACAATTGCCGAACTTGTGTTAGTTgaggaaaatgaagaaaatgttGCCCCATCATTGGAAAGTAGGTTTGCCAACCAGATGAATAAGCCTCGACTGCAGCGAATGAAACGATTTCCAAGTCCTTGCAAGGCTAATGCCATTACAACTTATATAAGAAGCAGTGAGGATGTCGAGCCTGGAAACTACGAGATTCTTGTTTGCCCAGATGTACTAATGGAAATCAAAGATCGTTCTTGTTCTGATGGAAACTTTTTGTTGAACACAGCAAGAAGAATTTTCAAGGAGGAAGAGCTGGAAGGAAAGAATTATTCTGGAAGGAAAGGGAGGTCTGGGATTTCGCCTAGACGAAAACATGCTCTTCAACATGCGTTTGCAGAATACTGTTCGTCGAACATTGATGACTTCAAGCGGGCAGTGATTGCTTTGAACTCAGGAATTAGAGGAATGGCATTCAAGTAG